One window from the genome of Hippoglossus hippoglossus isolate fHipHip1 chromosome 6, fHipHip1.pri, whole genome shotgun sequence encodes:
- the LOC117763491 gene encoding hyaluronidase-4, with amino-acid sequence MPVVPVGGTSSSHPVVPVALTCSWLLLLFHVAFGQKPAKLPLINRKPFIAAWNAPLDMCTIKYNVTTNLDRLFHIHGSPRAGWTGQNVTIFYANRLGNYPYYTPQGDPVHGGLPQNCSLDMHLLKAYQDINHFIPAEDFRGLAVIDWEYWRPQWSRNWHKKDIYRQKSRELTAKAYVNVTAAQVEELARRRFEKSARAFMQRTIQLGTRLRPNGLWGFYLYPDCHNYNMHDQNYTGFCPLLESMRNDELGWLWNSSTALFPSVAIRKSHTNSISNLHFSQHRIRESLRVASLTSKEYDLPTYVYLRLGYRDEAMAFLTAKDLIHTIGESAALGAAGFVIWGDLNLTSSRSNCSKVKTFLSYRLGKYIMNVTRAAEVCSDFLCQSNGRCVRRDPRARHYLHLSAKSYKISSSSNVEFTVTGWHSQHDLQLLTERFRCHCYEGHEGETCESINKVKEDDGPWRGGEEDEQERKRTEWEYEQDEQREIGENAAPPGGFSLHVMLLLLLLNLVFVKTVV; translated from the exons ATGCCTGTGGTGCCAGTGGGCGGGACATCCTCCTCCCACCCTGTTGTACCTGTTGCCCTCACCTGCTCGTGGCTGCTTCTGCTCTTTCACGTTGCCTTTGGTCAGAAACCTGCCAAGCTGCCCTTGATCAATCGGAAGCCCTTCATCGCGGCCTGGAACGCCCCTCTCGACATGTGCACCATCAAGTACAATGTCACCACCAACCTCGACCGTCTTTTCCACATCCACGGGAGCCCACGTGCTGGTTGGACAGGCCAGAATGTCACCATTTTCTATGCCAACCGGCTGGGCAACTACCCTTACTACACCCCGCAGGGCGACCCTGTGCATGGCGGCCTGCCACAGAACTGCAGCCTGGACATGCACCTGCTGAAGGCCTACCAGGACATCAACCACTTCATCCCTGCAGAGGACTTCCGGGGCCTGGCTGTCATCGATTGGGAGTACTGGCGGCCTCAGTGGAGCCGTAACTGGCACAAAAAGGACATCTACCGGCAAAAGTCTAGGGAGCTGACCGCCAAGGCTTATGTAAATGTGACGGCGGcgcaggtggaggagctggcACGGCGGAGATTTGAGAAGAGTGCCAGGGCATTCATGCAGAGGACTATTCAGCTGGGGACACGCCTTCGCCCCAATGGGCTCTGGGGTTTCTACCTCTACCCTGACTGCCACAACTACAACATGCATGATCAGAACTACACAGGcttctgccccctgctggagagCATGAGGAATGACGAGCTGGGGTGGTTGTGGAACAGCAGCACGGCGCTCTTTCCCTCGGTGGCAATCAGGAAAAGCCACACAAACAGTATTAGCAACCTTCACTTCTCCCAGCACAGGATCAGAGAGTCGCTCCGTGTTGCCTCGCTTACCTCGAAGGAGTATGACCTCCCCACATACGTGTACCTGAGGCTGGGATACCGGGACGAGGCCATGGCCTTCCTCACCGCA aaagACTTGATCCACACCATCGGGGAGAGTGCTGCTCTGGGTGCTGCGGGATTTGTCATTTGGGGCGACCTGAACTTGACCTCATCCAGG TCTAACTGCTCCAAAGTGAAGACATTCCTGAGCTACCGCCTGGGTAAGTACATCATGAACGTGACGCGAGCAGCTGAGGTCTGCAGCGACTTCTTGTGCCAGAGCAACGGCCGCTGTGTCCGACGGGACCCCCGCGCCCGCCATTATCTCCACCTGAGCGCCAAAAGCTACAAAATCAGTTCCTCTAGCAATGTGGAGTTCACTGTCACCGGGTGGCACTCTCAACacgacctgcagctgctgactgAGAGGTTTCGCTGTCACTGTTACGAAGGTCACGAGGGCGAAACCTGCGAAAGCATCAACAAAGTGAAGGAGGACGATGGGccgtggagggggggggaggaggacgagcaggagaggaagaggacggaGTGGGAGTACGAGCAGGATGAACAACGGGAAATAGGAGAGAATGCGGCGCCCCCCGGTGGCTTCAGCCTTCACgtcatgttgctgctgctcctgttaAACTTAGTGTTTGTAAAGACAGTCGTATGA
- the LOC117763722 gene encoding hyaluronidase-5-like isoform X2: protein MNQVKLHHDRGHFFVFITMLSLLSSGQALPRTDPPLRADQPFLFMWNAPTELCDSRFGIALDLSYFHFVSSTLKTAINQSISIFYTDRFGLFPYVDEDTGEIYDEGVPQLIDMKEHHELAEDDIEHYIPSNQPGLAVLDFEEWRPQWVRNWGSKDIYREISIETVKKKNASLSDDEAEDRAKIVFERGAKKYFLRSISIGKRLRPNRLWGYYLYPDCYNYDYNQDMAGYTGECPAIEKDRNNELLWLWKNSTALFPSIYLELVLRDSKQARLFVRHRIHEAIRVSTLPNSSYSIPVYAYIRPVYKDSTDDYMSEFDLVNTIGEAAALGAAGIVSWGDMNVTDTEESCFDARSHLEQVMNPYILNVSTATQLCSMALCQGRGRCVRKRWDQDVFLHLDPRRFRIQRPRDTGPLTVSGALSQYDINWFDHRFDCMCYSEKPCRSVMTFNVIQEAVITRGNRGADRPRPLLLVMILLFLKCVVM from the exons ATGAATCAAGTCAAACTGCATCATGACAGAGGACATTTCTTCGTCTTCATCACCATGTTGTCTCTGCTGAGCTCAGGCCAGGCCTTACCGAGGACGGACCCTCCCCTCCGTGCTGATCAACCCTTCCTTTTCATGTGGAATGCCCCAACTGAGCTGTGTGACAGCCGCTTTGGCATTGCCCTCGATCTCTCCTACTTCCACTTTGTCAGCAGCACGCTGAAAACAGCGATCAACCAGAGCATCTCCATATTCTACACCGACCGCTTCGGCCTCTTCCCGTACGTGGACGAAGACACTGGTGAGATTTACGATGAGGGTGTACCACAGCTGATAGACATGAAGGAGCACCATGAGCTGGCCGAGGACGACATAGAGCACTATATTCCTTCTAACCAGCCAGGTCTTGCTGTGCTTGACTTTGAGGAGTGGAGGCCACAGTGGGTTCGAAACTGGGGCAGTAAAGACATCTACAGAGAGATTTCCATAGAAACggtcaagaaaaaaaatgcatcattGTCTGACGATGAGGCGGAGGATCGGGCGAAGATCGTGTTTGAGCGTGGAGCAAAGAAGTACTTCCTCCGCTCCATCAGTATTGGGAAGAGGCTAAGGCCCAACAGACTCTGGGGTTACTACTTGTACCCTGACTGCTACAACTATGACTACAACCAGGACATGGCAGGCTACACTGGAGAGTGCCCTGCCATCGAGAAGGACAGGAACAAtgagctgctgtggctgtgGAAAAATTCCACAGCGCtctttccatccatctatctggAGCTGGTGCTCAGAGACTCCAAGCAGGCTCGGCTGTTCGTCCGCCATCGAATCCATGAAGCCATTAGGGTGTCAACACTCCCCAACAGTTCCTACTCCATCCCTGTATATGCCTACATCCGCCCTGTGTACAAGGACAGCACTGATGACTacatgtcagag TTTGATCTGGTCAACACTATTGGAGAAGCTGCCGCTCTTGGTGCTGCTGGCATTGTTTCCTGGGGAGACATGAACGTCACAGATACAGAG GAATCCTGCTTTGATGCTCGAAGCCACCTTGAGCAGGTCATGAACCCGTACATCCTGAATGTCTCGACGGCAACACAGCTCTGCAGCATGGCGCTCTGCCAGGGCCGAGGTCGCTGTGTGCGGAAGCGCTGGGACCAGGATGTCTTCCTCCACCTTGACCCGCGCCGTTTCCGTATCCAGCGGCCGCGTGACACTGGCCCGCTCACTGTGAGCGGTGCCCTCTCGCAGTACGACATCAACTGGTTTGACCACCGCTTTGACTGCATGTGCTACAGCGAGAAGCCGTGCAGATCAGTTATGACCTTCAATGTCATCCAAGAGGCTGTCATCACCAGGGGCAATCGAGGCGCTGACAGGCCACGCCCCCTCCTGCTGGTTATGATTTTACTCTTTCTGaagtgtgttgtgatgtga
- the LOC117763722 gene encoding hyaluronidase-5-like isoform X1: MNQVKLHHDRGHFFVFITMLSLLSSGQALPRTDPPLRADQPFLFMWNAPTELCDSRFGIALDLSYFHFVSSTLKTAINQSISIFYTDRFGLFPYVDEDTGEIYDEGVPQLIDMKEHHELAEDDIEHYIPSNQPGLAVLDFEEWRPQWVRNWGSKDIYREISIETVKKKNASLSDDEAEDRAKIVFERGAKKYFLRSISIGKRLRPNRLWGYYLYPDCYNYDYNQDMAGYTGECPAIEKDRNNELLWLWKNSTALFPSIYLELVLRDSKQARLFVRHRIHEAIRVSTLPNSSYSIPVYAYIRPVYKDSTDDYMSEFDLVNTIGEAAALGAAGIVSWGDMNVTDTEESCFDARSHLEQVMNPYILNVSTATQLCSMALCQGRGRCVRKRWDQDVFLHLDPRRFRIQRPRDTGPLTVSGALSQYDINWFDHRFDCMCYSEKPCRSVMTFNVIQEAVITRGNRGADRPRPLLLVMILLFLKCVVNIN; the protein is encoded by the exons ATGAATCAAGTCAAACTGCATCATGACAGAGGACATTTCTTCGTCTTCATCACCATGTTGTCTCTGCTGAGCTCAGGCCAGGCCTTACCGAGGACGGACCCTCCCCTCCGTGCTGATCAACCCTTCCTTTTCATGTGGAATGCCCCAACTGAGCTGTGTGACAGCCGCTTTGGCATTGCCCTCGATCTCTCCTACTTCCACTTTGTCAGCAGCACGCTGAAAACAGCGATCAACCAGAGCATCTCCATATTCTACACCGACCGCTTCGGCCTCTTCCCGTACGTGGACGAAGACACTGGTGAGATTTACGATGAGGGTGTACCACAGCTGATAGACATGAAGGAGCACCATGAGCTGGCCGAGGACGACATAGAGCACTATATTCCTTCTAACCAGCCAGGTCTTGCTGTGCTTGACTTTGAGGAGTGGAGGCCACAGTGGGTTCGAAACTGGGGCAGTAAAGACATCTACAGAGAGATTTCCATAGAAACggtcaagaaaaaaaatgcatcattGTCTGACGATGAGGCGGAGGATCGGGCGAAGATCGTGTTTGAGCGTGGAGCAAAGAAGTACTTCCTCCGCTCCATCAGTATTGGGAAGAGGCTAAGGCCCAACAGACTCTGGGGTTACTACTTGTACCCTGACTGCTACAACTATGACTACAACCAGGACATGGCAGGCTACACTGGAGAGTGCCCTGCCATCGAGAAGGACAGGAACAAtgagctgctgtggctgtgGAAAAATTCCACAGCGCtctttccatccatctatctggAGCTGGTGCTCAGAGACTCCAAGCAGGCTCGGCTGTTCGTCCGCCATCGAATCCATGAAGCCATTAGGGTGTCAACACTCCCCAACAGTTCCTACTCCATCCCTGTATATGCCTACATCCGCCCTGTGTACAAGGACAGCACTGATGACTacatgtcagag TTTGATCTGGTCAACACTATTGGAGAAGCTGCCGCTCTTGGTGCTGCTGGCATTGTTTCCTGGGGAGACATGAACGTCACAGATACAGAG GAATCCTGCTTTGATGCTCGAAGCCACCTTGAGCAGGTCATGAACCCGTACATCCTGAATGTCTCGACGGCAACACAGCTCTGCAGCATGGCGCTCTGCCAGGGCCGAGGTCGCTGTGTGCGGAAGCGCTGGGACCAGGATGTCTTCCTCCACCTTGACCCGCGCCGTTTCCGTATCCAGCGGCCGCGTGACACTGGCCCGCTCACTGTGAGCGGTGCCCTCTCGCAGTACGACATCAACTGGTTTGACCACCGCTTTGACTGCATGTGCTACAGCGAGAAGCCGTGCAGATCAGTTATGACCTTCAATGTCATCCAAGAGGCTGTCATCACCAGGGGCAATCGAGGCGCTGACAGGCCACGCCCCCTCCTGCTGGTTATGATTTTACTCTTTCTGaagtgtgttgtga ATATAAACTGA
- the LOC117763637 gene encoding hyaluronidase-5-like — protein MMAMPFLSCTALCIIGSLTIILALPTTEPPLIHDHPFVAIWNAPTERCRQLDIPLDTAAFQAVTTTVTKPGQFLTIFYDDHLGLYPKVNTVKRKIYRGGIPQNGNLTEHLSKARSQIDHNIYQDSSPGLVVIDWESWRPLWDQNWGSKRIYQKLSITHALQMAPFLSTQQIPKVAKTQFQHASRHFMERTISLGIGERPSRRWGFYLFPDCYNYDWKKSNYTGECSKKTQKQNNQMLWLWERSTALFPSVYLHLTLRNSPQAALYVRNRVHEAMRVAMLPKRPYTVPIYVYSRPLYRDQTKKLESLRDLVSTVGESAALGASGVIMWGGTKDYNNKAACESLSDYLTSTLNPYIANVTAATMLCSELLCQGKGRCVRKNYNSSQYLHLNPTYFRLLRANRKYVAIGLPSSADLDDWAGNFTCQCYAGGSCSPKLSQPTEIKQIWV, from the exons ATGATGGCCATGCCCTTTCTGTCCTGCACCGCCCTCTGTATCATCGGATCTCTCACCATCATCCTTGCCCTCCCAACTACCGAGCCGCCACTGATCCATGACCACCCCTTTGTAGCTATATGGAACGCCCCTACCGAGCGTTGCCGACAACTCGACATCCCCCTGGACACAGCAGCCTTCCAGGCAGTGACCACGACCGTCACCAAGCCCGGTCAATTCCTCACCATCTTCTATGACGACCATCTTGGCCTCTACCCTAAAGTCAACACCGTTAAACGCAAGATCTACAGAGGTGGAATCCCCCAAAACGGCAACCTGACAGAACATCTATCCAAGGCCCGGAGTCAGATAGATCATAACATCTACCAAGATTCTTCTCCTGGACTGGTTGTCATTGATTGGGAGTCCTGGCGCCCCCTGTGGGACCAAAATTGGGGATCAAAACGTATTTACCAGAAACTGTCCATCACTCATGCCCTGCAGATGGCCCCATTTTTATCAACACAGCAAATTCCCAAAGTGGCCAAGACACAGTTCCAGCATGCCAGCCGGCACTTTATGGAGAGGACCATCAGTCTCGGCATTGGTGAGCGCCCGAGCCGCCGCTGGGGCTTCTACTTGTTTCCTGACTGCTACAACTACGACTGGAAGAAGTCTAATTACACAGGAGAGTGCTCTAAGAAGACTCAGAAGCAAAATAACCAGATGCTGTGGCTGTGGGAGCGCAGCACTGCCCTGTTTCCCTCCGTTTACCTCCACTTGACTCTTCGGAACTCTCCCCAGGCGGCACTTTACGTCCGCAACCGTGTCCATGAGGCGATGAGGGTGGCAATGCTGCCCAAACGTCCGTATACAGTGCCAATCTACGTCTACTCCAGGCCACTGTACAGGGATCAGACCAAGAAGTTAGAGAGCTTG agAGACTTGGTGAGCACCGTGGGAGAGTCTGCAGCTCTGGGGGCTTCAGGGGTCATAATGTGGGGAGGAACCAAAGACTACAACAACAAG GCTGCCTGTGAGTCTCTGTCCGATTACCTGACGTCTACCTTGAACCCGTACATTGCTAATGTGACGGCGGCCACCATGCTCTGCAGCGAGCTCCTTTGCCAAGGGAAAGGCCGCTGTGTCAGGAAGAACTACAACTCCTCCCAGTATCTGCACCTGAACCCCACCTACTTCCGCCTCCTGCGGGCCAACAGGAAGTACGTAGCGATTGGTCTACCCTCCTCCGCCGACCTCGATGACTGGGCTGGAAACTTCACCTGTCAGTGCTATGCAGGGGGGAGCTGTTCCCCAAAACTCTCCCAACCGACCGAGATCAAACAGATTTGGGTTTAA